The following DNA comes from Methanothermus fervidus DSM 2088.
TTGTTTGAAAGTAATATTTCTGTTCCAGCTGCAGATATTCCTAGTGGACCTGTCACCGTTATTAAATCACCTTTTTCTGCTCCAGTCTTTAATAAAACTTTATCTTTGTCAACCTTCCCTATGGCTACACCAGATAATACTAATTTTGATGATTCATTTACATCGCCGCCAATTAATGAAGTACCATAGTATTTACATGCATTAATTATACCATCCACAAGATCATCAAAATTCTTTAAATCAAGATCTGCAGGCATGCCTATAGACACTAAAAATCCTAGTGGATATGCACCCATAGCTGCCAAATCACTTATATTTGCTGTCACTGTTTTCCAACCTTTTTGATAAAAGGTCATCCCTGGTGGAAAGTGCTTATCTTCCAACAATAAATCAGTTGTAATAGCAAGATAACTATCTATAGCATCAATAAGTGATGCATCGTCTCCAAGTATCTGATCTTTTGAAATTTTCTTGATTTTATTTAAAATTCTATTTATAATATTTTTTTCACCCAAATCTTTGATTTTCATTTAAATTGTAAATTGTAAGAAGAAAAATAAAAAATTATTTATATAATTTTAAAAATACTACATCACCTATAACGTAATATTTTGGAGGAATTTTTGTGAGTGAAATTACTAGAACATGGCGTCATATCCCACAAAGGTATAATCTAATTGGTTCAAAATGTAAAAATTGCGGATCTGTTTTTTTCCCAAAACGCATAATATGTCCAAACTGCAGAAGAAAAGGAAAAATAGAGGATTTTAAATTTAGTGGACATGGAAAAATATATACTTATTCTGTTGTACATGCTGCACCTGAAGAATTTAAAGAAAACAGCCCATATATTGTTGCTATTGTGGAATTAGATGAAGGTGCCAAAGTTACAGCACAAATAGTTGATTGCAAGCCAGAAGACATAAAAATTGGAGACGAAGTAGAAATGGTCTTTAGAAAAATTAGAGAAGAAGGAGAAGATGGGGTGATTACATATGGCTTCAAATTTAGACCAAAAAAATGATATAGCGGTTTTGCTTGTAGGCCATGGTAGTAGATTGCCGTATAGTAAGGAAGTAATAATGAAATTAGCTGAAATGTATAAAGAAAGGACGGACCATCTAGTTGATGTTGCATTTATGGAATTGGCAAAACCATCGATACCTGAAACTGTAAATAAGCTTGCTAAAAAAGGTGTAAGAAAAATAATAGTTATACCTGTTTTTTTAGCGCATGGTGTTCATACTAAACATGATATTCCTCATATTCTTGGGCTAAAAGATGACCATGAACACAGTCATGGGCATCAACATGAACATGAAACTGTAGATTTTGATGGAGAAATCATATATACGGAACCTCTTGGTGCAGACCCAAGGATAGTTGAAATTATTGAAGAAAGAGTGGAAGACGCAATTAAACAACAAAATTCATAATTTTTTTATTTCCTAAAATTTTTTAAACTTTTTTGCTAGTTCTAATAAATATAATTTTTAGCGATTAAACAATTAGCCTTAGGTTAGATAACATGCTAACACTTATTGATGAAAGAAATAAAAAATATGTGGTAGATGGTAAAAAAGATTTTCATACTGATTTGGGAGTTATTAAGGCTGAAGATATCCAAAATTCAAAACCAGGAAGTATCATCAAAACACATTTAGGCCATGAAATGAAAGTCATTAAAGCCAATGTAAATGATTATATAGATGTAATGGAAAGAAGATGTACAATAATTTTACCAAAAGATATTGGAATTGTAATAACTTATACAGGTATTGGATGTGGCGATAAAGTTGTAGAGGCGGGTACTGGAGCAGGAGCAACTACTTTACGTTTTTCTAGAGTGCTTGGAAATGAGGGAAAAATATACACCTATGAAAAACGTAAGGAATTTTATGAAATCGCTAAAAGAAACATAGAAAAATTTGGTGTGAAGAACGTAGTTATGAGATATAGAGATATAAGGGATGGAATTATTGAAAGTGATGTAGATTTAGTTTTTTTAGACATGCCAGATCCATGGAACGTTGTTGAACATGCATATGAGGCTTTAAAATATGGTGGATGGTTTGTTTCATACAGTCCTTATGTTGAACAAATGAAAAAAACAAGAAAAAAATGTGAAGAATTTAACTTTAGTGAAATTTTCACTTATGAATGCTTGTTAAGGGAAATGGAAATTAAAAATGATGCTGTGAGGCCCAAAACACGTATGATAGGACATACAGCATATATAACATTTGCAAGAAAAGTACCATAACCAATTCATTCTACTTCTGGTTAGTAAGAAATATTAATCATCTCAACAAATATAAGGAAAATAATTCTGACAGGAAACCATTTAAAAAAATAATTCTGATCAATTTTTTAGGAGATGAGAGAATTGAAATTTTTTGTAAGCCCTTTCAATAAAAAAGTAAAATTAAAATTTCCAGATAGAATTATAATATATGACACAACATTGAGAGACGGCGAACAAACGCCAGGAGTTTGTTTAAACCTCAATGAAAAATTAGAAATTTCAAAAAAATTGGATGAATTAGGAGTTGACCAAATAGAAGTTGGATTTCCAGTAGTTTCTGAAAAAGAAAAAGAATCTGTTAAAACAATAGCAAATGAAGGTTTAAATGCTGAAATATTAGCATTATCACGTGCAAAAAAAGAAGATATTGATACTGCTGTTTCATGTGATGTTGATGGAGTGATCATATTTCTAGCTACATCTGATCTGCATCTTAAATATAAATTACATATGACTCAACAGCAAATTTTGGATATGTGTTTAGATTCTATAGAATATGCAAAAGATCATGGCATATTTGTAGCATTTTCAGCTGAAGATGCTACTAGAACTAATTTAAGTTTCTTAAAAAATGTTTATAAAAAAGCTGAAGAATATGGGGCAAATAGAGTTCATATAGCAGACACTGTAGGTGCAATACATCCACAAGCAATGTTTTTCCTTGTTAAAAATATTAGAGATGAAATAAATATTGACATTGGATTGCATTGCCACAATGATTTTGGATTAGCTCTAGCAAATTCTATTTCAGGTTTATTAGCTGGTGGAAATGCGGTTTCCACTACTGTAAATGGCATTGGAGAAAGGGCTGGTAACACCCCTTTAGAGGAACTTATAATGGCTTTAAAAATTCTTTATGGAATTGATTTAAAATTAAATATTGAAGTTCTCTATGAACTTTCAGAGATTGTAGAAAAATATACTTCTGTAAAGAAAGCTGTTAATAAACCTATAGTAGGTAAAAATGTCTTTAGACATGAATCTGGAATTCATGTGGATGCCGTAATAGAAGAACCTTTAACTTATGAACCATTTCTTCCAGAGTTGGTAGGAAGGAAAAGAAAAATAATACTTGGT
Coding sequences within:
- a CDS encoding tRNA (adenine-N(1)-)-methyltransferase (COGs: COG2519 tRNA(1-methyladenosine) methyltransferase and related methyltransferase~InterPro IPR014816~KEGG: mth:MTH1414 protein-L-isoaspartate methyltransferase-like protein~PFAM: tRNA methyltransferase complex GCD14 subunit~PRIAM: tRNA (adenine-N(1)-)-methyltransferase~SPTR: O27465 Protein-L-isoaspartate methyltransferase homolog~PFAM: tRNA methyltransferase complex GCD14 subunit), with the protein product MLTLIDERNKKYVVDGKKDFHTDLGVIKAEDIQNSKPGSIIKTHLGHEMKVIKANVNDYIDVMERRCTIILPKDIGIVITYTGIGCGDKVVEAGTGAGATTLRFSRVLGNEGKIYTYEKRKEFYEIAKRNIEKFGVKNVVMRYRDIRDGIIESDVDLVFLDMPDPWNVVEHAYEALKYGGWFVSYSPYVEQMKKTRKKCEEFNFSEIFTYECLLREMEIKNDAVRPKTRMIGHTAYITFARKVP
- a CDS encoding 2-oxosuberate synthase, condensing enzyme ;2-isopropylmalate synthase (COGs: COG0119 Isopropylmalate/homocitrate/citramalate synthase~InterPro IPR000891: IPR013785: IPR002034: IPR011830~KEGG: mth:MTH1630 trans-homoaconitate synthase~PFAM: pyruvate carboxyltransferase~SPTR: O27667 2-isopropylmalate synthase 1~TIGRFAM: isopropylmalate/citramalate/homocitrate synthase~PFAM: HMGL-like~TIGRFAM: isopropylmalate/citramalate/homocitrate synthases); this encodes MKFFVSPFNKKVKLKFPDRIIIYDTTLRDGEQTPGVCLNLNEKLEISKKLDELGVDQIEVGFPVVSEKEKESVKTIANEGLNAEILALSRAKKEDIDTAVSCDVDGVIIFLATSDLHLKYKLHMTQQQILDMCLDSIEYAKDHGIFVAFSAEDATRTNLSFLKNVYKKAEEYGANRVHIADTVGAIHPQAMFFLVKNIRDEINIDIGLHCHNDFGLALANSISGLLAGGNAVSTTVNGIGERAGNTPLEELIMALKILYGIDLKLNIEVLYELSEIVEKYTSVKKAVNKPIVGKNVFRHESGIHVDAVIEEPLTYEPFLPELVGRKRKIILGKHSGSRAIKAKLDEYGIKVTKDELCKIVEKVKEKREEGVYITDDVFCKIVKEVKKEND
- a CDS encoding thiamine-monophosphate kinase (COGs: COG0611 Thiamine monophosphate kinase~InterPro IPR006283: IPR016188: IPR010918: IPR000728~KEGG: mth:MTH1396 thiamine monphosphate kinase~PFAM: AIR synthase related protein; AIR synthase related protein domain protein~PRIAM: Thiamine-phosphate kinase~SPTR: O27447 Probable thiamine-monophosphate kinase~TIGRFAM: thiamine-monophosphate kinase~PFAM: AIR synthase related protein, N-terminal domain; AIR synthase related protein, C-terminal domain~TIGRFAM: thiamine-monophosphate kinase), which translates into the protein MKIKDLGEKNIINRILNKIKKISKDQILGDDASLIDAIDSYLAITTDLLLEDKHFPPGMTFYQKGWKTVTANISDLAAMGAYPLGFLVSIGMPADLDLKNFDDLVDGIINACKYYGTSLIGGDVNESSKLVLSGVAIGKVDKDKVLLKTGAEKGDLITVTGPLGISAAGTEILLSNKPLSFFNNKFGRKTISKIVRHALMPLARLKEGIILSKSGLVKAATDITDGLASELQEILKMNDGIGIKIYESQIPIPDYVIDVAKFLKRDPIDFALHYGEDFELLVIIKKNGLKKLSKLLNIYVIGEITDTGRMEIVRKNGKIDELLPRGYEHF
- a CDS encoding protein of unknown function DUF35 (COGs: COG1545 nucleic-acid-binding protein containing a Zn-ribbon~InterPro IPR002878~KEGG: mth:MTH1398 hypothetical protein~PFAM: protein of unknown function DUF35~SPTR: O27449 Uncharacterized protein MTH_1398~PFAM: Rubredoxin-like zinc ribbon domain (DUF35_N); DUF35 OB-fold domain), giving the protein MSEITRTWRHIPQRYNLIGSKCKNCGSVFFPKRIICPNCRRKGKIEDFKFSGHGKIYTYSVVHAAPEEFKENSPYIVAIVELDEGAKVTAQIVDCKPEDIKIGDEVEMVFRKIREEGEDGVITYGFKFRPKK
- a CDS encoding cobalamin (vitamin B12) biosynthesis CbiX protein (COGs: COG2138 conserved hypothetical protein~InterPro IPR002762~KEGG: mth:MTH1397 sirohydrochlorin cobaltochelatase~PFAM: cobalamin (vitamin B12) biosynthesis CbiX protein~SPTR: O27448 Sirohydrochlorin cobaltochelatase~PFAM: CbiX), yielding MASNLDQKNDIAVLLVGHGSRLPYSKEVIMKLAEMYKERTDHLVDVAFMELAKPSIPETVNKLAKKGVRKIIVIPVFLAHGVHTKHDIPHILGLKDDHEHSHGHQHEHETVDFDGEIIYTEPLGADPRIVEIIEERVEDAIKQQNS